Part of the Mya arenaria isolate MELC-2E11 chromosome 8, ASM2691426v1 genome, gGCTTTAAACAATGAATGTTTTTACAACTATAAATCTTTTAAATGAGGAAAACGACACTAAACACCGACAACGCTTCTagcgggaatcgaacccaggacTCGCAAAAATGCCAGGAAACACTTTTCAAAGAAGTGTAGCATATCTCCTTAagtttttaaacacaaacgctTAAAATGTATCAATGACACAATAATTATCACAGCTCAATATATCAATGCGTAGAAGAATATTGTTCTAAACGTTTATAGATAAGTATGAGAATGCATCACGCCATGGACACCAgaaacaattttcaatagcCAGTATGGAACCCACTCTTTAAGCGTTTGTAAAAGGGCAATCCCGGTCTACTGTCATAATTATATCACTGTCCCATAGCACCTCGCGAAAATgcatcaaaatgatattttcacttttgttattttactgataaaactcgttatttcatcgaaaagcatgaaagaaatatagtTATATCTTAAACCATGTTATTCACCATTTCATGATTGATATATATACGGGGGTCAGTCGTAAAGTTCCTGGACTCTGCTCATGATATcgaaaatgtttactttaaacccaatataataaaaacagtaCTGTAGACAAATGTGTTTCGAAGTGGTGCTGCAAATTGTACAGGAAACCAacaacatacaataaaatagcATCACCCTATTACACATAACCATGATCAACACGGAGCACTTTGCACAGCTAAAATAACGTGACGTAACGTTTAACGTTacgccttttcaaaatattcgccGCACgaatatatatatgctttgCCTGTTTCTGCCTGGCTGCCTGCATGCATGCATGCCTATTTGTCttttccgattttttttttgattttttcaatGAACGAGGAAACCTGTATTCTTTATAATGCGCGAAACCCTTAATTAATGTTTCTTGGAATAATCCTCTACATATGAGGGAACGGAAATATCTCAACatattacatttaacaaatacaaattcgACTTTATCATCCATATAATACTTTTTTGTCGTTTTTActataatataaattgtttaaaaaagaagacGAATGTTTCCGTAGAAATCACACGCAATCACCCTTTCCCACCTTTATCACAATCGCTTGACAAAACCTTTCTCaaacaagtttttaaataaCCACCTTGATGCAAAGGTTTCCCGTATATGATGTAAATTGGACAACTTTATGTCAGAACACACCCTTTACAAAACATTAGCGAACACACTCTGCTTATGAGAATCGTTTATAGAAATAACAAAGCTTATAAGgaaattaaacattcaaattcaaTTGTCAATGAGGGAACCCcttttgattaaaacaaaggcctataaaaatcatttgaagTACTTGGCAAGCCAGCCGTTTCCATATAACGTTTCAACATCTTGTAAGGACACGCTCTAATGGTACTGCTGTTCGCCCTATCGGCCATCTCTGTAAGCATCAATCTTACttgatgatattttaacaataaaatgaacgttttaaaaagatttatatGAGCAATGTAAATAATTCATGTCATAAAACGTAAAAAATCATCATAGCAAAATAGAATCATAGCTAAGCCTTACATTAGTAAGACGCATatcttttgaaaacatttcacatAAAGTTATAAGAAATCATTAGCGTCAATGACGTCTAATCATTTTTAGGGCTTGTATGCAAGTCTTTCGCAGCATCAGACAAATGTTTCACAACTGAATCGTTTGATGGATCATCATATCTGTGTTTCGAATGCACCCACTTGATGGCATATATTGCAGATGAAATAACAGTGTAAGACTTTTCTTCTTTTAACAAATGTGTGATATATAAAGACACTACGATCAAAATTGCCAGTTTAGAATCTTTGAAGatacaaaaaaagagaaaaaaaaacaactcacAGTGCACTTTTCTGCCGTAGAATCCGCACGGAATTTTAACTTATATGTCGCCATGTTGTTTGCTTTACTCAGAGTCTCTGATGGATCAAACCCTGCTCCAATGAAACTACATTGAATTGTCTATCTTAGGCCAGGATCTGTTTACAACGGATACTTAAATActtagtcaaaatgtatatattagaACTATCATATTGAAAGCCAAAGAGTATCTGACAAGAACCCATTGTTGCGATATACAAAGgcgtttttttaacaatatcctaAAATCAGTAAAACCTGAATCAACTCTTGTTTCTAACAATTTATGACCAAAATAGTGCCTATGTCCAATACGTACAACCAAGATTCAGTAAGCCTTTTCTAACTCAATTTCATCCATGCGCTCTGTGGGGGAACTAACCAGTCATCGCTCCATATCATTGTAAAAGCATCCATCCCTCCAGTACCGGGATACCACCACTTCGAGTTAATATGCcaacatgtataattatttgattaagCAAAACAATTCACTGTATGTGGACCCCATATTCTGTCTATATAGCAAAGCCAACTATCTGAAATCAACCAGCCATCTCCATCTCCGAACTTACTTAACATATCGGGTTGCTCATTTTCCGTACGTAGAATCCATTCTAGAACTGaagttatattgtttttcaCAGAAATCATGTTAATTTGAAGCAATAGACTTTATATTATACTATTTACTACCATTTAACAAAACTGATTTTACATCTTCATTGTTAGAACacacgttttatttttaataactctGCTTACCGCTTCTGTTTACTTCCTAGTGGAACTCTTAGTCCTTTCATTTACAAACCAAGAGCTAACTACTTGTTCTTCTGAGATTTCCACAAAACAAACATAGGGAACTGTGTTCTTTCCGCCTATTGTTTTCATGAGGTTTTCTTTTCCACTTAAACTCGCTTCTGATAAACAATTACTTCTATCTTTTAAAATCTCACTTATACTGACTTCTGGAAGCTTACAAGAGCGTACGCGTGCTTAGTTCTGTAAACGTACTATTGCTCACGTCAGGGAGCCTATTACCGCTCACTTCATGAAGCCTACTACATCTCAGTTCCAGGAGCTTTTTACCGTTCACTTCCGGGATCTTAACTACCGCTCACTTTCGGGAGCTCACCAAAGCTCACATCCGGGAGTTAAGCACGGCTCACTTCCGGGAGTATATTAACGCTGACTTCCAGGAACCTACTACCAATTACTTTAGGGACGCTTTTACTTCTCACAGTCGAGAGTTTACTACTGATCACTTCCAGGAGCCTATTACTGCTCACTTTCGGGAGCCTCCTATCCCTTACATATGGGAGCCAACTATCGCTCACTTCCAGAAGCCTACTACCTCTCACTTCCGGTAGCATTCTATCGCTCAATTCCGGGAGCTTTCTATCGCTCACTTCTGAGGGCCTACTACTACATTTCTTACTTTGACATCTTTCAACTCGGAATTAgtgttttctatgaaaacaaCCATAACCAACTGCACTGGCATCACAGAACATTTGAAAAGTTGATAAGTTTTCAAAGTCGACATACACTTACCAGAATTTTATTTCCGAacatttttatgcaataatttcatttttcttatagCCATATCCGAAACAATGACTTGAAAATTCCAAGTATAAAAACTTGTGTTGCCTGACACAAACTACAGTTATAAACGTTGGCTTACTATTGACGCCAAATATCCAACTGGAAATAGATTGAATGTATTCAAGTCTGTAAATCCTGTTTTcctcaatgtaaaaaaatgtttctatcATAATCTTACACGCACCCTAGACATTCTGTCACCTTCGAGTATCTTCCAGTACCACTTGCATTTCTTAGACGTCTTGACTTGATTTAAGAGCGTCTGTTTAATTGATATTACCTCCAATATCGCCATCTTGATACATCAAAAAATTATGTCCGTCTGTACGGAGATATTTAACTACAAACCGAAGTGTCAACGTAAACATATGCCCTGtcgttttgattttgaatggaAGAAAATCATACTCTACTTTTGCTGCCTTCCGTGAACTCATGAATACCccagaaaatatatattgggtttataaatatctatatgatgatataaaataatgatatgcaATTTTGAAATCTTATCTTAAGTATTTCCCTTTCCAAACGCCACTGTGAGTGGGTTTACCACTGTTGCTACTTCATTTACTTGCTTAATAACTCCTTTTATGGTTTGTGGATGGTGCCAAACGTTATTTTGATCTTCTGACAAAAATTAGTAGAAAACCTGTGACTTGGTTCGTTAAAAGTGCATCAATGAATGCTAACAgatataaattaacatattgtttattttgcaacAGTTTAGGTGCAAAAAATGAGACTCGGCACAATAAAATATGTGCGCAACAGAGCATATCCTTACAAATaacaatatacttaaataaaaaatagaggATGCTCCAAGATTTTGTAGAAAATAGGATAACAGAATAGTTCTATATCCATTTTTGTGAAcggtctcaagtctgagttcagactcaggCTCAAAGCTGATCTTGGTGAAATCTGATGAATATATTCCCACTCAAATTTGGTTTTATGTAACCCATTTTTTCGTAAAAAGAATGGATTACACAAAAGTAATAGCATTTAAAACAACTTACCTTTTTTAGTGCAAGTCTAAACTCAGACTTAAGACTATAGTAAGAATGGCCTAGAGCTCATATTCCTGAAATAtcttaaaaccatatatattgttttcgaTTCATTCGTTAATTTCTTGAAGCATATTTATCCAGATACTTAATTACAGCCTGTATGGCTATAAGATGCAAACAAATGTAATTCAAGATGCGGAGCTATCTGCTGTCTTCGATTAGGgaagtttttaaatgttaatacaaaTTCGAGTCATTCAACTTTTAGACTAAATTTTGTACCAACGATGATGCATAAAAGGTGTTTGAGACGACTACTTTGATTAGATTACTACGACCTTTGTTCCGGTATAAAGAAATCCATTTTTACTATCAAAATATGTCCATTTTTTGTATGGTTGCAGAACGTTAAAGGTCAAAGCAAACACCATCTTCAGTCATTAGAATAAGCTCAAATACGCCAATTGAATAAGTGAAGAAAATTGATCTGAAGTAGTGTTCTTAGTTGTCAATTTTCGGATGATGAGAATGATGAAACTCTAAAAAACTGTTTCTACATTCAACCACAGTTCACAAATAAAGGCATTGAATTcaattacaaaatttaatacTCCACAGTCTAGTTTCATGTCTAACACAGAACTTCACGTACTTTCGATTCCCAGAGTAGTTGATGCACCCAATTGTTTGACAGCACGCAGATCACAGATATGGATATCCCGTCGATGACAAAAGTGTCAAAAGTCATTAAGCAGCTACGATACAAGAGACGGGACGATGACTACCCGAGTTTGAGTTCCACACCGGGGCCGAGTACTAAGAAGAATAAATACAACAGGCACAAGACCAAACCTCAGAGGGATCTGGCGTATGTAgagaaacatgtaaacaggtaaGAGGCTTTGTTTTTGTCTGCATTTGTTGAATCTATATGCtatttcataatacatgtataattgtttatcaccaatattatctttattttttttattatcagaaAGTTATTTGAgcttttgatttttattgtgaacagtattttttcagTTGCAGAACGATGATCTCTGAGTTGAAGAAACTATTTGATGGACAGCCAGCTCTGCACATTCACACCAGAGCGCAGGAATGGAGGTTTATAAAGAAATCTTGTCTTCGTTATCCTTAAAAGAATTCTTAATTCCACCTTAGTGagatgttttgtcattttctcTTAAAGCAAtagaatacttttttttatataaacatcatCAAATACTAATTTAATGTTTCGGTAGAAACCGAAATATTAACATTGTACATGTCATATGTACATCCTTACACTGTTAGTTGTTATGACCCCTAGGCAAGAACTAGCCGACGTTGAAAAGACACTGACGTTCCTGAAGACAGTGATAGCTGTGGTTGGGGACACAGGGGCGGGAAAGTCCAGCCTGATCAACGCAATGCTCGACCATCGCAATGTCCTGCCTACTTCCGGCATGCAGGCATGTACAGCAGTCGCGGTAGAGGTTGTTCGGAATGCAGAAAGCAAAAGTTTCGAGGCAGATATCGTGTTCCTTCAGAGCAAGGTATTTACaggatttattttgataaattttgcaTTCTTTGTAAATCAATGACCAGTCGCCcaagttattatttcaatatttcgaAATCATTTGGTGGAGATTTAAAAGGTTATCTATTACGATAATGcaacatatgtttatatatatttttttttacaaaatataatccAATAATTTGGTCAACTGAACAGTTTGATTGAAAACTGGCGACTGGTCAATTACCTGTTTATTTAGTTATACATTCTAAATTTCAATGCATGGCAGTTAGAACTAATAGGGATGATACAGTTCTGTATAATGAGCTTTCAACTTCAGACCATCATACGGTTCTACATGTTTTTCCTGGatatttgcatgaaaaacgGTACGTTATACATTAAATCTGGTATAAATGACGTTAGAAACAATAGCCAAAGTCATTCTACTTTGTATCCTGTGCCTCTCATAATCAGCGTAAATTTACAGGATTTTCACGATTGGTATTTTTGGTCAGTTGTCATCCCTGactttaagtaaaaacaatgaacgATTTTATTTGGTGAAGACATATGCCTTAACATGTGAAGGTCTGTTTTCTCATAAAATAACTAAATCTGacagtaaaatgtgttttaggaATGGTTTGATGAGCTACAGATACTGCTGAAAGAGCTTACAGGACAAGACGGAACAATCAAGAAGAATGTGCCTGACACGACATCTGACGCGTACGTGTCCTACTGCAAGGTAAAGGCCGTGTATGGTAGGATTGACTCATTTGAGATCCTGTCCAAAATTAGCACCGTTATCTTCTGGCTCGGCAGGAACAAGGTCATCAAGGAAAACAATGTGAGCCAAATAATGAGGAGAATGAAAATGCAAACCTATAATGTCTAGTGTACCTTCAGTGATTGACAGTTGTGTTCAGCTGGCTGCACTTATCAAACCACTTATGTTCATACTAGTAACTTGTTCATGAACATTTACTGTATATTCTCGTACACTTTAATAATATCGTATAATCCACATATCACATCTTTTTAGCCCGAGGAATTCCGCCGCCAAATAGAAATATACATTGCTACTCAGGACTCAGGTACCGGAGGTCAATAATGGCCGATAGTGAAGTACGTAAGACTAAGAATGCCCCATTGTGATGTGTGCAGTAGTGGAGCGGCACTGGTCGATCTGCCGGGGATTAGGGACTCGAATGCTGCCAAGTATAAGATTGCAAAGGATGTAAGGGAATCCTAGATAAATGATATTCTTGACATTTATCCATACAAAAATTAAACCCTTTCATATTATACCTTCCATAATCCTGTGTATTCATATCTTTTCTTATTTTGGGTTTAGTGTCACAATCACTTTCAGTCAAGTTAATAAACAATTTGAAGGCATGAAAAAGAATTTAAGGTctgcaaacaacaataaaatgagGTCTCTTACAGTACCTGAAGAACTGTACGGCTGTATGGGTGGTGTCCAGTATCCACAGAGCAATCGATGACAAGACAGCCAAAGAGTTGCTTGGGGATTATTTCCGTCGCAAGTTGCTCATGGACGGACAATACGGCAATATCGCTTTCATATGCACCAAGACCGATGTTCTTATGCCGTCTGAAATCATCAGGTAGAACTTTTAATTTTTAGTACGATCAGTTGTAATAACGTGTGTGTTGCATAACCACAGATTGTAAACTAGCAGTAAAACCTTTTTATCTACGAATTTAATTATCCAAATCACAAATATGCTGCTGCAGGTGCTTAtaagtaaattattaattttcaatcattaAGAACAAAAGCAATCTTTATCAAAAGGTATCAAAATAagacttgaataaacaaa contains:
- the LOC128243745 gene encoding uncharacterized protein LOC128243745 isoform X2, which produces MDIPSMTKVSKVIKQLRYKRRDDDYPSLSSTPGPSTKKNKYNRHKTKPQRDLAYVEKHVNSCRTMISELKKLFDGQPALHIHTRAQEWRQELADVEKTLTFLKTVIAVVGDTGAGKSSLINAMLDHRNVLPTSGMQACTAVAVEVVRNAESKSFEADIVFLQSKTIIRFYMFFLDICMKNGMV
- the LOC128243745 gene encoding nuclear GTPase SLIP-GC-like isoform X1 is translated as MDIPSMTKVSKVIKQLRYKRRDDDYPSLSSTPGPSTKKNKYNRHKTKPQRDLAYVEKHVNSCRTMISELKKLFDGQPALHIHTRAQEWRQELADVEKTLTFLKTVIAVVGDTGAGKSSLINAMLDHRNVLPTSGMQACTAVAVEVVRNAESKSFEADIVFLQSKEWFDELQILLKELTGQDGTIKKNVPDTTSDAYVSYCKVKAVYGRIDSFEILSKISTVIFWLGRNKVIKENNPEEFRRQIEIYIATQDSGTGGQ